The following proteins are encoded in a genomic region of Deinococcus carri:
- a CDS encoding thioesterase family protein, with translation MTRPTPEARRAYPYHHPTPTRWADNDMYGHVNNVTYYAYFDTAVNAYLAARGALDLQAGAVIGLVVETGCAFFAPAAFPEMLGVGVRVAHLGRSSVRYELAVFREGEETACAQGHFVHVYVDRETRRPVELPGVLRAALEGLRV, from the coding sequence ATGACCCGCCCCACCCCGGAGGCCCGCCGCGCCTATCCCTACCACCACCCCACCCCCACCCGCTGGGCCGACAACGATATGTACGGGCACGTCAACAACGTCACCTACTACGCCTACTTCGACACGGCCGTGAACGCCTATCTCGCCGCTCGGGGGGCGCTGGACCTTCAGGCAGGTGCGGTTATCGGCCTGGTGGTGGAAACGGGCTGCGCGTTCTTCGCCCCGGCGGCCTTTCCGGAGATGCTGGGCGTCGGCGTGCGGGTCGCCCACCTGGGCCGCAGCAGCGTGCGCTACGAGCTGGCGGTGTTCCGGGAAGGGGAGGAGACGGCCTGCGCGCAGGGGCACTTCGTTCACGTGTACGTGGACCGGGAAACGCGCCGCCCGGTGGAACTGCCGGGGGTGCTGCGGGCCGCGCTGGAGGGGCTGCGGGTCTAG
- the rpsG gene encoding 30S ribosomal protein S7, which translates to MARRRRAEVRPIQPDLVYQDVLVSAMINRIMEDGKKNLASRIFYGACRLVQERTGQEPLKVFKQAFDNVKPRVEVRSRRVGGSTYQVPVEVSARRQQSLTLRWMLAAVEGRPERTAIERLAGEIMDAAQGRGGAIKKKDDVERMAEANRAYAHYRW; encoded by the coding sequence ATGGCACGTCGCCGCAGAGCAGAAGTGCGCCCCATCCAGCCGGACCTGGTCTACCAGGACGTGCTGGTCAGCGCGATGATCAACCGCATCATGGAAGACGGTAAGAAGAACCTCGCCAGCCGCATCTTCTACGGAGCCTGCCGCCTGGTGCAGGAGCGCACCGGCCAGGAGCCGCTCAAGGTCTTCAAGCAGGCCTTCGACAACGTCAAGCCCCGCGTCGAGGTTCGCAGCCGCCGCGTGGGTGGCAGCACCTACCAGGTGCCGGTCGAGGTCAGCGCCCGCCGTCAGCAGAGCCTGACGCTGCGCTGGATGCTCGCCGCCGTGGAAGGCCGCCCCGAGCGCACCGCCATCGAGCGCCTCGCGGGCGAGATCATGGACGCCGCGCAGGGCCGTGGCGGGGCCATCAAGAAAAAAGACGACGTGGAGCGCATGGCGGAAGCCAACCGCGCCTACGCCCACTACCGCTGGTAA
- a CDS encoding metallophosphoesterase family protein has product MRVAVISDVHGNAFALEAVLRDLQAAAPDLTVNLGDQVEGSADPARAAARQRDLARAGAVEVRGNNEERFWPGGRRSPLAREYGAWLETQLDAPERARLAALPLTARALDGALFACHGTPESAWDSLLWVWQPDGAGGGFYRAREPRELCALVGPLGAEVVLCGHTHRPGATRVGDTLVVNAGAVSDQVDGDPRARWTLLMRGPGGWSVDFRAVPYDIEAAVRWSEQHSPFGEGEGRLLHSGTFAGRGEEG; this is encoded by the coding sequence ATGAGGGTGGCCGTTATCAGTGACGTGCATGGCAACGCCTTTGCGCTGGAGGCGGTGCTGCGGGACCTCCAAGCCGCCGCGCCCGACCTGACGGTCAATCTGGGCGATCAGGTCGAGGGGTCCGCCGACCCGGCGCGGGCCGCCGCCCGGCAACGGGACCTCGCGCGGGCGGGGGCGGTGGAGGTGCGCGGCAACAACGAGGAGCGGTTCTGGCCGGGTGGGCGGCGCTCACCGCTGGCGCGCGAGTACGGCGCGTGGCTGGAGACACAACTGGACGCGCCGGAGCGGGCACGCCTGGCCGCCCTGCCCCTCACGGCGCGGGCGCTGGACGGGGCACTCTTTGCCTGTCACGGCACCCCTGAGAGTGCCTGGGACAGCCTGCTGTGGGTCTGGCAGCCGGATGGCGCGGGCGGCGGCTTCTACCGGGCGCGCGAACCCCGCGAGCTGTGCGCGCTGGTCGGGCCGCTGGGGGCAGAGGTCGTGCTGTGCGGCCACACCCACCGCCCCGGCGCGACCCGGGTGGGCGACACGCTGGTGGTGAACGCGGGCGCGGTCAGCGACCAGGTGGACGGCGACCCCCGTGCCCGCTGGACCCTGCTGATGCGCGGGCCGGGAGGCTGGAGCGTAGACTTCCGCGCCGTGCCCTACGACATCGAGGCCGCCGTGCGATGGTCGGAGCAACACAGTCCCTTCGGGGAGGGCGAGGGCCGCCTCCTGCACTCGGGCACCTTTGCCGGGCGGGGTGAGGAGGGCTAG
- a CDS encoding acetyl-CoA C-acetyltransferase: protein METLVITAARRTPIGSFLGSLADVSAADLGVTAARAVLDGVNGNDVADVIVGNVLQAGQGMNVARQIAIKSGLADHVPGLTVNRVCGSGLQAIISAAQGLRAGDGRLYLAGGTESMSRAPYLLPGARKGYRLGHAQALDSILVDGLTDVFNDYHMGMTAENIAAHWGLTREEQDAFAHESQQRAAQAIEAGHFQSEIVPVEVPGKKGPTLFTQDEHPRASTLDALAKLKPAFKKDGGTVTAGNASGLNDGAAMLTVTTEAYAQANGLPILAEIASYAAIGVDPKVMGIGPAKAVPIALEKAGMTMSDVDLLELNEAFAAQSLAVVRDLGADPAQVNVTGGAIALGHPIGASGARVLVTLIHALRRLGKETGVASLCIGGGMGIAVVVRARN from the coding sequence ATGGAAACTCTGGTCATCACGGCGGCGCGGCGCACGCCCATCGGCAGCTTTCTCGGTTCGCTGGCGGACGTGAGCGCGGCCGACCTGGGCGTGACAGCGGCGAGGGCCGTTCTGGACGGTGTGAATGGCAACGACGTGGCCGACGTGATTGTCGGGAACGTGCTTCAGGCGGGGCAGGGTATGAACGTGGCGCGACAGATTGCCATCAAGTCCGGGCTGGCGGACCACGTGCCGGGCCTGACGGTGAACCGGGTGTGCGGCTCGGGCCTCCAGGCCATCATCAGCGCGGCGCAGGGGCTGCGGGCGGGTGATGGGCGGCTCTATCTGGCGGGCGGCACCGAGAGCATGAGCCGCGCCCCCTACCTGCTGCCCGGCGCACGCAAGGGCTACCGCCTGGGCCATGCACAGGCCCTCGACTCCATTCTGGTGGACGGCCTGACGGACGTGTTCAACGACTACCACATGGGCATGACCGCCGAGAACATCGCCGCGCATTGGGGCCTCACGCGCGAGGAGCAGGACGCCTTCGCCCACGAGAGCCAGCAGCGCGCCGCACAGGCCATCGAGGCCGGGCACTTCCAGAGCGAGATAGTGCCGGTGGAGGTGCCCGGAAAGAAGGGGCCGACCCTCTTCACGCAGGACGAGCATCCCCGCGCCTCCACCCTGGATGCCCTCGCCAAACTCAAGCCCGCCTTCAAAAAGGACGGCGGCACCGTGACCGCCGGGAACGCCAGCGGCCTCAACGACGGCGCGGCCATGCTGACTGTGACCACCGAGGCTTACGCGCAGGCCAACGGCCTCCCCATCCTGGCCGAGATTGCCAGTTACGCCGCTATTGGCGTGGACCCCAAAGTCATGGGCATCGGCCCCGCCAAGGCCGTGCCTATCGCGCTCGAAAAGGCCGGCATGACCATGAGTGACGTGGACCTGCTGGAGCTGAACGAGGCCTTCGCCGCCCAGAGCCTCGCCGTGGTGCGCGACCTCGGGGCCGACCCCGCGCAGGTGAACGTGACGGGCGGCGCGATTGCGCTGGGCCACCCCATCGGCGCTTCGGGCGCGCGCGTGCTGGTCACGCTGATTCACGCCCTGCGCCGGCTGGGCAAGGAAACGGGCGTGGCGAGCCTGTGCATCGGCGGCGGCATGGGGATTGCCGTGGTGGTGCGGGCGAGGAACTGA
- a CDS encoding GNAT family N-acetyltransferase, with the protein MIRRRQPEDLPACVTALRQVYAADGYPSRWPDDPAAWLTPPGEQAAWVAVAATGEVRGHVLLRRGSQDAPAWMWAEQLRPDGVAYVGRLFVAPAGRGIGAGAALLAEALAFARARGWRVALEVAAQAGAAVRLYEREGWRRVATQQAGWRDARGEYPLMHVYLAPPA; encoded by the coding sequence GTGATCCGCCGCCGCCAGCCTGAGGACCTGCCCGCCTGCGTGACTGCGCTGCGGCAGGTGTACGCCGCCGACGGCTATCCCTCGCGCTGGCCGGACGACCCGGCCGCCTGGCTGACCCCGCCGGGCGAACAGGCCGCCTGGGTTGCCGTGGCCGCAACTGGCGAGGTCCGGGGGCACGTCCTGCTGCGCCGGGGGAGTCAGGACGCGCCCGCCTGGATGTGGGCGGAACAGCTTCGCCCGGACGGGGTGGCTTACGTGGGCCGCCTGTTCGTGGCCCCGGCGGGACGCGGCATCGGGGCAGGCGCGGCGCTGCTAGCGGAGGCCCTGGCTTTCGCACGTGCGAGGGGCTGGCGCGTGGCGCTGGAAGTCGCGGCGCAGGCTGGGGCCGCCGTCCGCCTGTACGAGCGGGAGGGGTGGCGGAGAGTGGCGACCCAGCAGGCCGGGTGGCGGGACGCACGAGGTGAGTATCCCCTGATGCACGTTTATCTCGCACCGCCCGCCTGA
- the rpsL gene encoding 30S ribosomal protein S12 translates to MPTTQQLLRKGRATLQKKSKVPALKGSPFRRGVCTVVKTTTPKKPNSALRKIARVRLSSGFEVTAYIPGEGHNLQEHSVVLIRGGRVKDLPGVRYHIVRGTLDTQGVKDRNKSRSKYGTKKPKAGAAAAGAKKK, encoded by the coding sequence CTGCCTACCACCCAGCAACTGCTCCGTAAGGGGCGCGCGACGCTCCAGAAGAAGAGCAAGGTCCCGGCCCTCAAGGGCAGCCCCTTCCGCCGCGGCGTCTGCACCGTCGTGAAGACCACCACCCCCAAGAAGCCCAACTCGGCGCTGCGTAAGATTGCCCGCGTGCGCCTTTCCAGCGGCTTCGAAGTGACCGCCTACATCCCCGGCGAGGGCCACAACCTCCAGGAACACAGCGTCGTGCTGATCCGCGGCGGCCGTGTCAAGGACCTTCCCGGTGTGCGCTACCACATCGTGCGTGGCACCCTCGACACCCAGGGCGTCAAGGACCGCAACAAGAGCCGCTCCAAGTACGGCACCAAGAAGCCCAAGGCTGGCGCTGCCGCCGCGGGCGCGAAGAAGAAGTAA
- a CDS encoding DoxX family protein → MPELQKPTPGVLLLAALFVGAGVLHFVRPEPFDRIVPPGLPLPARTATLLSGAAELAGGLGLLHPATRPAARWGLLALLVAVFPANVYMAQHAERFRPLPTWGLWARLPLQPLLMLLVWRAGRKGD, encoded by the coding sequence ATGCCAGAACTCCAGAAGCCGACGCCGGGCGTGCTGCTGCTCGCGGCCCTGTTTGTCGGGGCGGGCGTCCTGCATTTTGTCCGGCCGGAACCTTTTGACCGCATCGTGCCGCCAGGGCTGCCGCTGCCTGCCCGCACCGCCACCCTGCTGAGCGGCGCGGCGGAACTCGCGGGCGGGCTGGGGCTGCTGCATCCAGCCACCCGGCCTGCCGCCCGCTGGGGCCTGCTGGCCCTGCTGGTGGCGGTCTTCCCGGCGAACGTGTATATGGCGCAGCACGCGGAACGCTTCCGGCCGCTGCCCACCTGGGGCCTGTGGGCGCGTCTGCCCCTGCAACCCCTGCTGATGCTGCTGGTGTGGCGCGCAGGGCGAAAAGGCGACTAG
- the glpX gene encoding class II fructose-bisphosphatase, with the protein MTGKGKGPGTAARTDNFEHALVLETARVTEGAALAASRWVGMGDKNAVDGAGTEAMRELLNTLDIRGTVVIGEGEMDEAPMLYIGETLGQGQYEVDIAVDPVEGTSVTAKGLPNGLAVIALSEKGGLMHAPDCYMEKLVVPPPAAGRVHLEWPVEANLAALAQSLDRGVEDLLVTILDRERHADLIRRVRAAGARVKLIGDGDVVASLAVGVRGTGVHALMGSGGAPEGVLSAAAMKCLGAEIQGRFIAEDDAMRERFQAMGVDENRVYRTEELASGSQMVFSATGITYGELLSGVRRFGGGARTHTLVMGYASRVVRFIDTVHLEDDGARVTIRV; encoded by the coding sequence ATGACGGGCAAAGGCAAGGGGCCGGGAACAGCGGCCAGAACGGACAACTTCGAGCACGCGCTGGTGCTGGAAACGGCGCGGGTCACCGAGGGCGCGGCGCTGGCGGCCAGCCGCTGGGTCGGCATGGGCGACAAGAACGCGGTGGACGGCGCGGGCACCGAGGCCATGCGCGAACTGCTGAACACGCTGGACATCCGCGGCACGGTGGTGATCGGTGAGGGCGAGATGGACGAGGCCCCCATGCTGTACATCGGCGAGACGCTGGGGCAGGGGCAGTACGAGGTGGACATCGCCGTGGACCCGGTGGAGGGCACCAGCGTGACCGCCAAGGGGCTGCCCAACGGCCTGGCCGTGATTGCCCTCAGCGAGAAGGGCGGCCTGATGCACGCGCCCGACTGCTACATGGAAAAACTGGTCGTGCCGCCCCCCGCCGCGGGCCGCGTCCACCTGGAATGGCCGGTGGAGGCCAACCTGGCGGCCCTGGCGCAGAGCCTGGACCGCGGCGTGGAAGACCTGCTGGTCACGATTCTGGACCGCGAGCGGCACGCCGACCTGATCCGGCGGGTGCGGGCGGCGGGGGCGCGCGTCAAGCTGATCGGCGACGGCGACGTGGTCGCCAGCCTCGCGGTCGGCGTGCGCGGCACGGGCGTCCACGCGCTGATGGGGTCGGGCGGCGCGCCGGAAGGGGTGCTGTCGGCAGCGGCCATGAAGTGCCTGGGGGCCGAGATCCAGGGCCGCTTCATCGCGGAGGACGACGCCATGCGCGAGCGCTTCCAGGCGATGGGCGTGGACGAGAACCGGGTGTACCGGACCGAAGAGCTGGCCTCGGGCAGCCAGATGGTCTTCAGCGCGACCGGCATCACCTACGGCGAGCTGCTCAGCGGTGTGCGGCGCTTCGGCGGCGGTGCCCGCACCCACACGCTGGTGATGGGCTACGCCAGCCGGGTGGTGCGCTTTATCGACACCGTCCACTTGGAAGACGACGGGGCGCGCGTCACCATCCGGGTCTGA
- the pgm gene encoding phosphoglucomutase (alpha-D-glucose-1,6-bisphosphate-dependent), producing the protein MTLSPLAGQPAPQSLLTNIPRLVAYYYEKRPDMQDPAQRVAFGTSGHRGTSLDGSFNEAHILAISQAVAEHRAAAGVTGPLYMGLDTHALSEPAWITALEVLVANGVRVRAQPGFFTPTPLVSHAILNHNRAGQGGTADGIVITPSHNPPQDGGFKYNPPSGGPADTDITKAVQNRANELLEGGLRDVKRVPLAEALAALDPFDFITPYVAQLDQVIDLDAIRQSGVRIGVDPLGGSSLPVWEAIGAAHGLNLTLVNRVIDPQFAFMSVDRDGKIRMDCSSPYAMAGLLRLKGDFDVAIGNDPDADRHGIVTADGLMNPNHYLAVMIDYLFQHRPGWSAGAGVGKTVVSSALIDRVAAGLGRRLVEVPVGFKYFVEGLLTGSLGFGGEESAGASFLRLGGGAWSTDKDGIIPGLLAAEITAKTGQTPSQRFAALTAQYGETAYARQDAPANAAQKKVLANLSPEQVTASTLAGDPITAKLTRAPGNGEPIGGLKVTTAAAWFAARPSGTEDVYKIYAESFRGEDHLRQVMEEAREVVDAAFRAGGAE; encoded by the coding sequence ATGACGTTGAGTCCTCTGGCCGGGCAACCCGCCCCGCAATCCCTGCTGACGAACATTCCCCGCCTCGTCGCCTACTACTACGAGAAACGCCCGGACATGCAGGACCCGGCCCAGCGGGTGGCCTTCGGCACCAGCGGCCACCGGGGAACCTCCCTGGACGGCTCCTTCAACGAGGCGCACATCCTCGCCATCAGCCAGGCGGTGGCCGAACACCGCGCGGCGGCGGGCGTGACCGGGCCGCTGTACATGGGCCTGGACACCCACGCCCTGAGCGAACCGGCCTGGATCACCGCCCTGGAGGTGCTGGTCGCCAACGGCGTGAGGGTGCGCGCGCAGCCCGGCTTCTTCACGCCCACGCCACTGGTGAGCCACGCGATCCTGAACCACAACCGGGCGGGGCAGGGGGGCACGGCGGACGGCATCGTCATCACGCCCAGCCACAATCCCCCCCAGGACGGCGGCTTCAAGTACAACCCCCCCTCGGGCGGCCCCGCCGACACCGACATCACGAAGGCCGTGCAGAACCGCGCGAACGAGCTGCTGGAAGGTGGCCTGCGGGACGTGAAGCGGGTCCCGCTGGCCGAGGCCCTGGCGGCCCTGGACCCCTTCGACTTCATCACGCCGTATGTCGCTCAGCTGGATCAGGTGATCGACCTGGACGCTATCCGCCAGAGCGGCGTTCGTATCGGCGTGGACCCCCTGGGCGGCTCCAGCCTGCCCGTCTGGGAGGCCATCGGGGCGGCGCACGGCCTGAACCTCACCCTCGTCAACCGGGTGATTGACCCGCAGTTCGCCTTCATGTCGGTGGACCGGGACGGCAAGATCCGCATGGACTGCTCCAGCCCCTACGCGATGGCGGGCCTGCTGCGCCTCAAAGGCGATTTCGACGTCGCCATCGGCAACGACCCCGACGCCGACCGCCACGGCATCGTGACGGCGGACGGGCTGATGAACCCCAACCACTACCTCGCCGTGATGATCGACTACCTCTTCCAGCATCGCCCCGGCTGGAGCGCGGGGGCGGGCGTGGGCAAGACGGTGGTCAGCAGCGCGCTGATCGACCGCGTGGCGGCGGGCCTGGGGCGGCGGCTGGTGGAGGTGCCGGTGGGCTTCAAGTACTTCGTGGAGGGGCTGCTGACCGGCTCGCTGGGCTTCGGCGGCGAGGAGTCGGCGGGCGCGAGCTTCCTGCGGCTGGGCGGCGGCGCGTGGAGCACCGACAAGGACGGCATCATCCCCGGCCTGCTGGCCGCCGAGATCACCGCGAAGACCGGGCAGACGCCCTCGCAACGCTTCGCGGCCCTGACCGCGCAGTACGGGGAAACCGCCTATGCGCGGCAGGACGCGCCCGCCAACGCCGCCCAGAAGAAGGTGCTGGCGAACCTCAGCCCCGAACAGGTCACGGCCTCCACCCTGGCGGGCGATCCCATCACCGCCAAACTCACCCGCGCCCCCGGCAACGGCGAACCTATCGGCGGCCTGAAGGTCACGACCGCCGCAGCCTGGTTCGCGGCCCGCCCCAGCGGCACCGAGGACGTGTACAAGATCTACGCCGAGAGCTTCAGGGGGGAAGACCACCTGCGGCAGGTCATGGAGGAAGCCCGCGAGGTCGTGGACGCGGCCTTCCGTGCCGGAGGGGCGGAGTGA
- the fusA gene encoding elongation factor G, with the protein MTTKAQSYLTHFRNIGIAAHIDAGKTTTTERILFFTGRNRNIGEVHDGAATMDWMEQERERGITITAAATTARWTRSGTNDEYVVNIIDTPGHVDFTIEVERSMRVLDGAVAVFDSSQGVEPQSETVWRQADRYGVPRIAFSNKMDKTGASFELVVNDIRERLGAIPAPIQYPMGQENEFKGIIDIVRRRAYTYTNDLGTEIEEHDVPAEFEAKVAEMRQQLIEAAAEVDEDLMMMYLEGEEPSVEQLVAAIRKGTVEKKIFPVLCGSSLKNKGVQLLLDAVVDYLPSPLEVPAIKGKLEDSEETVEFPADPEGKLAALAFKIMADPYVGRLTFVRIYSGTLQSGSYVYNASKDKRERVGRLLKMHANSREEVTELKAGELGAVIGLKDAGTGNTLIADGEDRVLLESIDVPEPVIKLAIEPKTKADQEKMGIGLQKLAEEDPTFKVESDQESGQTTIAGMGELHLEILVDRLKREYKVEANVGAPQVAYRETITKQVEVDSKFARQSGGRGQYGHVKLRVEPLEPGAGFIFENAVVGGTVPKEYIGPAQKGVEEAMQSGPMLGFPVVDLKVTIYDGSYHEVDSSEMAFKIAGSMGLKEAVQKGSPAILEPVMRVEVTTPEDYMGDIIGDLNSRRGQIQGMEARGNAQIVKAFVPLSEMFGYATDMRSKTQGRASYSMFFDHYTQVPNNLAQQLMKK; encoded by the coding sequence ATGACCACCAAAGCCCAGAGCTATCTCACCCACTTCCGCAACATCGGGATTGCCGCGCACATCGACGCGGGCAAGACCACGACCACCGAGCGCATCCTGTTCTTCACCGGGCGCAACCGCAACATCGGCGAGGTGCACGACGGCGCGGCCACGATGGACTGGATGGAGCAGGAGCGCGAGCGCGGCATCACCATCACCGCCGCCGCCACCACCGCCCGCTGGACCCGTTCGGGCACGAACGACGAGTACGTCGTGAACATCATTGATACCCCCGGCCACGTGGACTTCACCATCGAGGTGGAGCGGTCCATGCGCGTACTGGACGGCGCGGTCGCGGTGTTCGACTCCTCGCAGGGCGTGGAGCCGCAGAGTGAAACCGTGTGGCGTCAGGCCGACCGCTACGGCGTGCCCCGCATCGCGTTCTCCAACAAGATGGACAAGACGGGGGCCTCGTTCGAACTCGTGGTGAACGATATTCGCGAGCGCCTCGGCGCGATCCCCGCCCCCATCCAGTACCCAATGGGCCAGGAGAACGAGTTCAAGGGCATCATCGACATCGTGCGCCGCCGCGCCTACACCTACACCAACGACCTGGGCACCGAAATCGAGGAGCACGACGTGCCCGCCGAGTTCGAGGCCAAGGTCGCGGAGATGCGCCAGCAGCTGATCGAGGCCGCCGCCGAGGTCGACGAAGACCTGATGATGATGTACCTCGAGGGCGAGGAACCCAGCGTCGAGCAGCTCGTCGCCGCGATCCGCAAGGGCACCGTCGAGAAGAAGATCTTCCCGGTGCTGTGCGGCTCCTCCCTCAAGAACAAGGGCGTGCAGCTCCTCCTCGACGCGGTCGTGGACTACCTGCCCAGCCCGCTGGAAGTGCCGGCCATCAAGGGCAAGCTCGAAGACAGCGAGGAAACCGTCGAGTTCCCCGCCGACCCCGAAGGCAAGCTGGCCGCGCTGGCGTTCAAGATCATGGCTGACCCCTACGTGGGCCGCCTGACCTTCGTGCGCATCTACTCGGGGACCCTCCAGAGCGGCTCGTACGTGTACAACGCCTCCAAGGACAAGCGCGAGCGCGTCGGCCGCCTGCTGAAGATGCACGCCAACAGCCGCGAGGAAGTCACCGAACTCAAGGCGGGCGAACTCGGGGCCGTGATCGGCCTCAAGGACGCGGGCACCGGCAACACCCTGATCGCCGACGGTGAGGACCGCGTGCTGCTGGAAAGCATCGACGTGCCCGAGCCCGTCATCAAGCTCGCCATCGAGCCGAAGACCAAGGCCGACCAGGAGAAGATGGGCATCGGCCTCCAGAAGCTCGCGGAAGAAGACCCCACCTTCAAGGTCGAGTCCGACCAGGAGAGCGGTCAGACCACCATCGCGGGCATGGGCGAGCTGCACCTGGAAATCCTGGTGGACCGCCTGAAGCGCGAGTACAAGGTGGAGGCCAACGTGGGCGCGCCCCAGGTGGCCTACCGCGAGACGATCACCAAGCAGGTCGAGGTGGACAGCAAGTTCGCCCGTCAGTCCGGTGGTCGCGGTCAGTACGGCCACGTGAAGCTGCGCGTGGAACCCCTGGAACCCGGCGCGGGCTTCATCTTCGAGAACGCCGTCGTGGGCGGCACCGTGCCCAAGGAGTACATCGGGCCGGCCCAGAAGGGTGTCGAGGAAGCCATGCAGAGCGGCCCCATGCTCGGCTTCCCCGTCGTGGACCTCAAGGTCACCATCTATGACGGCAGCTACCACGAGGTGGACTCCTCGGAAATGGCCTTCAAGATCGCCGGCAGCATGGGCCTCAAGGAAGCCGTCCAGAAGGGCAGCCCCGCCATCCTGGAACCCGTCATGCGCGTGGAAGTGACCACCCCCGAGGATTACATGGGCGACATCATCGGCGACCTGAACAGCCGCCGCGGCCAGATCCAGGGCATGGAAGCCCGCGGCAACGCGCAGATCGTGAAGGCCTTCGTGCCCCTCAGCGAGATGTTCGGTTACGCGACCGACATGCGTTCCAAGACGCAGGGCCGCGCCAGCTACTCGATGTTCTTCGACCACTACACTCAGGTGCCGAACAACCTCGCGCAGCAACTGATGAAGAAGTAA
- the wrbA gene encoding NAD(P)H:quinone oxidoreductase, which yields MTNSSPVRLTIVYYSTYGTNHQMAEVAAEAAREAGAEVRIVKARETAPQEVVNGQDAWKAQQERTAHIPEATPADLENADAILFSSPTRFGGAASQIRAYIDTLGGLWATGALANKTFSAMTSAQNPNGGQETTLQTLYITAMHWGAILVPPGYTDPAIFASGGNPYGASVTANGQPLSEADRDTIRHQARRLVEVTQKLKG from the coding sequence ATGACGAACTCCAGTCCGGTCCGACTCACCATCGTCTACTACTCCACCTACGGCACCAACCACCAGATGGCCGAGGTGGCGGCCGAGGCGGCCCGCGAGGCCGGGGCAGAGGTCCGCATCGTGAAGGCCCGCGAGACGGCCCCGCAGGAGGTGGTCAACGGCCAGGACGCCTGGAAGGCCCAGCAGGAGCGCACGGCCCATATCCCCGAGGCCACGCCCGCGGACCTGGAGAACGCCGACGCCATCCTGTTCAGCAGCCCCACCCGGTTCGGCGGCGCGGCCAGCCAGATTCGCGCCTACATCGACACCCTGGGCGGGCTGTGGGCGACCGGCGCGCTCGCCAACAAGACCTTCAGCGCCATGACCAGCGCGCAGAACCCCAACGGCGGGCAGGAAACCACCCTCCAGACCCTCTACATCACCGCGATGCACTGGGGTGCGATTCTGGTGCCCCCCGGCTACACCGACCCGGCCATCTTCGCCTCGGGCGGCAATCCCTACGGGGCCAGCGTGACCGCGAACGGCCAGCCGCTCAGCGAGGCGGACCGCGACACCATCCGCCACCAGGCTCGGCGACTGGTCGAGGTCACGCAGAAGCTGAAGGGCTGA
- a CDS encoding DUF952 domain-containing protein translates to MALIAHITTGAAWQEAHQAGQYIHPSLMTDGYIHCSTPTEEQLLAVANAHFAGQAGLVVLLIDRQRLTVPVRDEEFEDSGRFYPHVYGPIPVGAVVQALDFPAGVGGRFSLPDALQAFPRTLFP, encoded by the coding sequence GTGGCTCTTATCGCGCATATCACCACTGGGGCAGCCTGGCAGGAAGCGCATCAGGCCGGGCAATACATCCATCCCAGCCTGATGACGGATGGGTACATTCACTGCTCGACCCCAACCGAGGAGCAGCTTCTCGCGGTCGCCAACGCGCACTTTGCCGGACAAGCTGGCCTGGTGGTGCTGCTGATTGACCGTCAGCGCCTCACCGTGCCGGTCAGGGACGAGGAGTTCGAAGACAGCGGCCGCTTCTATCCACATGTTTACGGCCCCATTCCTGTCGGTGCCGTGGTGCAGGCGCTGGACTTTCCAGCGGGGGTAGGTGGCCGCTTCAGCCTGCCGGACGCCCTCCAGGCTTTCCCGCGTACCCTGTTCCCATGA
- the dcd gene encoding dCTP deaminase: protein MSILPDWRIRELAQSGMIDPFEDRLVRTAENGHVISYGLSSFGYDLRCADEWKVFTNAHGNTIVDPKAFDERAFIDIQAPEIIIPPNSFILARSVEYMRIPENVMVVALGKSTYARVGIVANVTPLEPGWEGHVTLEFSNTTPLPAKMYAFEGCVQLLFFEGERPEVTYGDRQGKYQKQTGVTLPRL from the coding sequence ATGAGCATCCTCCCGGACTGGCGCATCCGCGAACTCGCGCAAAGTGGCATGATCGACCCCTTCGAGGACCGCCTGGTGCGCACGGCGGAAAACGGCCACGTCATCAGCTACGGCCTTTCGAGCTTCGGCTACGACCTGCGCTGCGCCGACGAGTGGAAGGTCTTTACCAACGCGCACGGCAACACCATCGTGGACCCCAAGGCCTTCGACGAGCGGGCCTTTATCGACATCCAGGCCCCCGAGATCATCATTCCGCCCAATAGTTTCATCCTGGCGCGAAGTGTGGAATACATGCGGATTCCGGAAAACGTGATGGTGGTGGCGCTGGGCAAAAGCACGTACGCCCGCGTGGGCATCGTCGCCAACGTCACGCCGCTGGAACCGGGCTGGGAAGGCCACGTCACGCTGGAATTCAGCAACACCACGCCCCTGCCCGCCAAGATGTACGCCTTCGAGGGCTGTGTCCAGCTGCTCTTTTTCGAGGGCGAGCGGCCCGAGGTCACGTACGGCGACCGCCAGGGCAAGTACCAGAAGCAGACCGGCGTGACCCTGCCCCGCCTGTGA